The sequence GCGTGCTCGCGAAGCCGACCGCCTGGCTGTTCGGCAACGAGGCGCGCGGCCTCCCCGACGAGCAGCTCGACCTGGCCGATCGCGTGGTCACCGTGCCGATCTACGGGCACGCGGAGTCGATGAACCTCGCCACGGCCGCGTCGGTCTGCCTCTACGAGAGCGCCTTCGCCCAGCGAGCGGCCGAACCGGCTCCGGGGGCGCCGGGTTACGAATAGGTAACCGCGTCAGCGAGCCGGTGGCGGGTTTCCCCCGAGACTCCCTAGTTTGGGGGGTATGCCCGATTTCTCAGAGGCCGCACCGGCGACGTCCAACATCTCGGTCCGCCGGGGCGAACCGCTCGTCGTCGTCGACCACGTCGACAAGCACTTCGGCGAGCTGCACGTGCTCAACGACATCACCACGGTCGTGAACCGCGGCGAGGTCGTCGTGGTGATCGGGCCGTCGGGCTCCGGCAAGTCGACGCTGTGCCGTGCGATCAACCGGCTCGAGACCATCGACTCGGGCACCATCACCATCGACGGCGAACGGCTCCCCGAAGAGGGCGCCGGGCTCGCGAAGCTGCGCGCCGACGTCGGCATGGTCTTCCAGTCCTTCAATCTCTTCGCGCACAAGACGGTGCTCGAGAACGTCACGCTCGCGCCCATCAGGGTCAAGCGGATGCCCCGCAAGGAGGCCGAGGCGAAGGCCATGGAGCTGCTCGAGCGCGTGGGCGTGGCGAACCAGGCGAAGAAACTTCCCGCCCAGCTGTCGGGCGGCCAGCAGCAGCGCGTGGCCATCGCGAGATCGCTCGCCATGAACCCCAAGCTCATCCTCATGGACGAGCCCACGAGCGCGCTCGACCCCGAGATGATCAACGAGGTCCTCGACGTCATGGTCGGGCTCGCCGAGCAGGGCATGACCATGATCGTGGTCACCCACGAGATGGGATTCGCGCGGAAGGCCGCCGACCGGGTCCTGTTCATGGCCGACGGCCGCATCGTCGAAGAGGCGCCGCCGGCGCAGTTCTTCGACCACCCCGAGTCCGACCGCGCGAAGGACTTCCTCTCCAAGATCCTCGAGCACTGACGAAGACCCCCGGCTTCGCCGTCACGAGCGGCGACGACCACCCCCACACCGAGCCCACCAACAAGAAAGAGGCAGGGACATGACACGCAGCAGAATCGGCTTGCTCGCGGCAACGGCCGCGGCAGCACTCGTACTCGCCGGCTGTGCGGGCGGCGGCGACAGCGCCGAGCCGACCGTCGAGGAGACGCCCGAGTTCGAGGCCGGCTCGACGATGGCCGAGCTCAGCGAGGCAGGCTCCATCACGATCGGCACGAAGTTCGACCAGCCGCTGTTCGGCCTCGTCGGACCGTCGGGCGACCCCGAGGGCTTCGACGTCGAGATCGGCAAGATCATCGCCGGCAAGCTCGGCATCGCACCCGAGAACATCGAATGGGTCGAGACCGTGTCGGCGAACCGCGAGCCGTTCATCGAGAACGGCCAGGTCGACATCGTGATCGCCACGTACACGATCAACGACACCCGCAAAGAGGTCGTCTCGTTCGCCGGGCCGTACTACATGGCCGGCCAGTCGATCCTGACCCTCGCGGACAACGACGACATCGAGAGCGAAGAGGACCTCGTCGGCCAGCCGGTCTGCTCGGTCACGGGCTCGACGCCCGCCGCGAACCTGAAGGAGCTCGGCGCCCAGGTGCTCGAGACGGACACCTACTCGAACTGCCTCGAGCCGCTGCGCAACGGGCAGGTCGTCGCCGTCTCGACCGACA is a genomic window of Agromyces protaetiae containing:
- a CDS encoding glutamate ABC transporter substrate-binding protein; amino-acid sequence: MTRSRIGLLAATAAAALVLAGCAGGGDSAEPTVEETPEFEAGSTMAELSEAGSITIGTKFDQPLFGLVGPSGDPEGFDVEIGKIIAGKLGIAPENIEWVETVSANREPFIENGQVDIVIATYTINDTRKEVVSFAGPYYMAGQSILTLADNDDIESEEDLVGQPVCSVTGSTPAANLKELGAQVLETDTYSNCLEPLRNGQVVAVSTDNVILAGLAAQNEGEFKVVGEPFTEEPYGIGLALDDTDFRMWINDVLEESYEDGTYEEAWDKTAGTILPFVEPPAVDRY
- a CDS encoding amino acid ABC transporter ATP-binding protein encodes the protein MPDFSEAAPATSNISVRRGEPLVVVDHVDKHFGELHVLNDITTVVNRGEVVVVIGPSGSGKSTLCRAINRLETIDSGTITIDGERLPEEGAGLAKLRADVGMVFQSFNLFAHKTVLENVTLAPIRVKRMPRKEAEAKAMELLERVGVANQAKKLPAQLSGGQQQRVAIARSLAMNPKLILMDEPTSALDPEMINEVLDVMVGLAEQGMTMIVVTHEMGFARKAADRVLFMADGRIVEEAPPAQFFDHPESDRAKDFLSKILEH